The bacterium DNA segment GACCGCCTCGCGCGCTATGCTTCGTCGCGACCATGAGCGACGTGTCCTCCTCGGATCCGATGCTCGGCGCGCGCGTCAGCCAGACGGCGACGCTCGACGCCGGCGCAGGCCCGGTGACCGCCGCCGATCCGAGGACCGCGGCGACCTTCGAAGTGCTGCCCGACGCGGGCGGCGAGCCGCACCCGGAAGCCGCGCTCCACGCCGGGGACTCGCTCGGGCGCTTCGTGGTGCGCGCGGAGCTGGGGCGCGGTGGCATGGGGATCGTGTATGCGGCCGAGGACACGACGCTCGGCCGCGAGGTGGCGCTCAAGGTGCTGCCGACGAGCGAC contains these protein-coding regions:
- a CDS encoding protein kinase → MSDVSSSDPMLGARVSQTATLDAGAGPVTAADPRTAATFEVLPDAGGEPHPEAALHAGDSLGRFVVRAELGRGGMGIVYAAEDTTLGREVALKVLPTSDEEPKRRLMREARSAAGLTDPGIATVYDVGEEAGRVFIAMELVRGRTLRALLDARPAGDRALPVADALRIG